The following are encoded together in the Saliniramus fredricksonii genome:
- a CDS encoding gamma-glutamyltransferase — protein sequence MSENEERGGCGAGMVAASSPHAARAGRDVLDAGGNAVDAAIATVLALAVADPINLSLFGRCQILGLTGERFWAIDGTTCAPMVLPEVQADKTRTGFAATPVPGLLPALDRAHRRQGRIALADIVAPAYRLAEEGFVIPPALGAIWQEKGGALAADPGARLFYLKADGTPYGPGEHFRHPALARLLRALSHDLLALGHDRAEREALARRIAASGGFVTAEDLAQDATGDGEILHGTLAGHALTTIGRQGWGHTLVQMAAIIEAGGFDPGDPDFAEHIALTVLCALADRPQEIGTLTPKPFGMPLEMLCDPAFAQARATLIRKQARACDTGARLVVAFGAPGIRADRDTTHLSVIDAAGDMVALTGSIGPHFGAGIADPVHGVLFAHSYRMASDPRAGARDVTEMTPCLVTGAGGLRLAIGAAGSERIPGAVMQVLVGRLMRGLRLREAVEAPRCNWLGGALRLHEGHPAADRLRARGYTIVTSPRDHRRHLGIVQAVERDAAGCAGAADPAYDGASV from the coding sequence ATGAGCGAGAATGAAGAGCGTGGCGGGTGCGGGGCCGGCATGGTCGCGGCGTCGTCGCCTCACGCGGCGCGGGCGGGGCGCGACGTACTTGATGCCGGTGGCAATGCGGTGGATGCGGCGATCGCGACGGTTCTGGCGCTGGCTGTCGCCGATCCGATCAATCTCAGTCTGTTCGGTCGCTGCCAGATACTCGGTCTCACCGGCGAGCGCTTCTGGGCGATCGATGGCACCACCTGCGCGCCGATGGTCCTCCCCGAAGTGCAAGCCGACAAGACGCGAACCGGTTTTGCCGCCACCCCCGTCCCCGGCCTGTTGCCAGCGCTTGATCGGGCGCATCGTCGGCAGGGCCGGATCGCGCTCGCGGACATCGTCGCGCCGGCGTATCGGCTGGCGGAGGAGGGCTTTGTGATCCCGCCCGCGCTCGGGGCGATCTGGCAGGAAAAGGGCGGTGCGCTCGCCGCTGATCCCGGTGCGCGACTTTTCTATCTGAAGGCGGACGGGACGCCCTATGGTCCGGGAGAGCATTTCCGGCATCCGGCCCTGGCGCGGCTCCTGCGCGCCCTGTCGCATGATCTGCTCGCGCTCGGACATGATCGCGCCGAGCGGGAGGCCCTGGCCCGGCGCATCGCGGCATCCGGCGGGTTCGTCACTGCCGAGGATCTCGCGCAGGATGCGACCGGCGACGGCGAAATCCTGCATGGCACCCTCGCCGGGCATGCGCTCACCACGATCGGGCGGCAGGGCTGGGGGCATACGCTCGTGCAGATGGCCGCCATCATCGAGGCCGGCGGGTTCGACCCTGGTGATCCCGATTTCGCCGAGCACATCGCGCTGACGGTGCTCTGCGCCCTGGCTGATCGCCCGCAGGAAATCGGCACACTCACGCCCAAGCCGTTCGGCATGCCGCTGGAGATGCTGTGCGATCCGGCTTTCGCGCAGGCGCGCGCGACGCTGATCCGGAAACAGGCGCGTGCCTGCGATACCGGTGCGCGCCTCGTCGTGGCTTTCGGCGCGCCGGGCATACGCGCCGATCGCGATACGACGCATCTGAGCGTGATCGACGCGGCGGGCGACATGGTCGCGCTGACGGGTTCGATCGGCCCGCATTTCGGCGCCGGCATCGCCGATCCCGTGCATGGGGTGCTCTTTGCCCATTCCTATCGCATGGCGAGCGATCCGCGCGCGGGCGCGCGCGACGTGACCGAAATGACGCCGTGCCTCGTGACCGGGGCGGGCGGTCTGCGTCTCGCCATCGGTGCGGCTGGGAGCGAGCGGATACCCGGCGCGGTGATGCAGGTCCTGGTCGGGCGGCTGATGCGCGGGCTCCGCCTGCGCGAGGCGGTAGAGGCGCCGCGCTGCAACTGGCTCGGCGGCGCCCTGCGCCTGCATGAGGGGCATCCTGCGGCTGATCGTCTGCGCGCGCGTGGCTATACGATCGTGACGAGCCCACGCGATCATCGCCGGCATCTGGGAATCGTCCAGGCGGTGGAGCGCGACGCTGCCGGCTGTGCCGGCGCGGCGGATCCCGCTTATGACGGCGCTTCCGTATGA
- a CDS encoding DUF3047 domain-containing protein — MTGRSRSISPLPRKARASAAAGRTSLRRLLLSGSGQLLVYVWGGGEPRGTIVPNPYTRGRGVYLIQRPASTPTGQWQSENVDLEGDYQRAFGQAPGILVGLAVASDSDDVDGINRARLADLTLAG, encoded by the coding sequence ATGACCGGGCGATCGCGCTCTATTTCGCCTTTGCCCCGGAAAGCGCGCGCCTCCGCCGCCGCCGGGCGCACCAGCCTGCGCCGGCTGCTGCTTTCCGGGAGCGGCCAGTTGCTCGTCTATGTCTGGGGCGGGGGCGAGCCGCGCGGCACCATCGTGCCCAACCCCTATACGCGCGGGCGGGGCGTCTATCTGATCCAGCGCCCGGCAAGCACGCCGACCGGGCAATGGCAGAGCGAGAATGTCGATCTCGAAGGCGATTATCAACGCGCCTTCGGGCAGGCGCCTGGCATCCTCGTCGGCCTCGCCGTCGCCTCGGATTCCGACGATGTCGACGGGATCAACCGCGCCCGTCTGGCGGATCTGACGCTTGCGGGTTGA
- a CDS encoding Maf-like protein, whose translation MLSFKDQDKDWRPRLVLASASPRRLALLQQVGIEPDALLPADVDETPEKTETPRDLARRLARLKAQAAQRVAEKDEALGHCFVVAADTVVALGRRILPKTETMDEAAACLRLLSGRQHRVYTGVSVITPKGSRRERLVESRVRFKRLSPEEIEIYLASGEWRGKAGGYAIQGLGGSFVVRLVGSYPNVVGLPLYETVSLLEGEGFPVRLSWLNAA comes from the coding sequence GTGCTGTCGTTCAAGGATCAGGATAAGGACTGGCGGCCGAGGCTGGTTCTGGCTTCGGCTTCGCCGCGCCGGCTGGCATTGTTGCAACAGGTGGGAATCGAGCCCGATGCGCTGTTGCCCGCCGATGTCGACGAGACCCCGGAGAAGACGGAGACGCCGCGTGATCTGGCACGTCGGCTGGCGCGTCTCAAGGCGCAGGCCGCGCAGCGCGTGGCGGAGAAGGACGAAGCGCTCGGGCATTGCTTCGTCGTTGCCGCCGATACCGTGGTCGCTCTCGGCCGGCGTATCCTGCCCAAGACCGAGACGATGGACGAAGCCGCCGCCTGCCTGCGCCTGCTCTCGGGCCGCCAGCATCGTGTCTATACCGGCGTGAGCGTGATCACGCCGAAGGGCAGCCGGCGCGAGCGGCTGGTCGAATCACGGGTGCGCTTCAAGCGGTTGTCGCCCGAGGAGATCGAAATCTATCTGGCATCGGGCGAATGGCGCGGCAAGGCGGGCGGTTACGCGATTCAGGGGCTGGGCGGCAGTTTCGTCGTGCGGCTCGTGGGCTCCTATCCCAATGTGGTGGGACTGCCCCTTTACGAAACCGTCTCGCTGCTCGAAGGTGAGGGCTTCCCCGTGCGCCTGTCCTGGCTGAACGCTGCGTAA
- a CDS encoding N-acetylmuramoyl-L-alanine amidase: MSLPSPESSFATKVFPSPNHGERRPDARDGGAGMPAPCDMLILHYTGMPDSGEALQWLCNPIAQVSAHYFVFEDGRVLQLVPESRRAWHAGEAAWQTSTDINSRSIGIEIANPGHDGGLPPFPEAQIDAVIALSRDICTRWRIPPQNVLAHSDVAPMRKQDPGELFPWARLHEAGVGHFVAPEPIIDGRYFAQGEQGQPIEALQAMFAMYGYPLAIDGEFGPHTHAVVTAFQRHFRPGRVDGVADASTITTLRNLIRARPGVPS, translated from the coding sequence ATGTCCCTGCCCAGTCCGGAAAGTTCCTTCGCCACCAAGGTCTTCCCCTCGCCCAATCACGGAGAGCGCAGGCCTGACGCGCGCGATGGCGGAGCGGGGATGCCTGCGCCCTGCGACATGCTGATCCTGCATTATACCGGCATGCCCGATAGCGGCGAGGCGCTGCAATGGCTGTGCAATCCGATCGCGCAGGTCTCGGCACATTACTTCGTCTTCGAGGATGGCCGCGTGCTCCAGCTTGTCCCCGAGAGCCGCCGCGCCTGGCATGCGGGGGAAGCCGCCTGGCAGACGTCCACGGATATCAATTCCCGCTCGATCGGCATCGAGATCGCCAATCCCGGCCATGATGGCGGGTTGCCGCCCTTCCCCGAGGCGCAGATCGACGCGGTAATCGCGCTGTCCCGCGATATCTGTACACGTTGGCGCATTCCACCGCAGAACGTGCTGGCCCATTCCGACGTGGCGCCGATGCGCAAGCAGGACCCGGGCGAGCTGTTTCCCTGGGCGCGCCTGCATGAAGCGGGTGTCGGGCATTTCGTCGCACCGGAGCCGATCATCGACGGGCGCTATTTCGCACAGGGCGAGCAAGGCCAGCCAATCGAAGCGCTGCAGGCGATGTTCGCCATGTATGGCTATCCGCTTGCGATCGACGGCGAATTCGGACCGCACACCCATGCCGTCGTCACCGCCTTCCAGCGCCATTTCCGGCCCGGGCGCGTCGACGGCGTCGCCGATGCCTCGACCATCACCACCCTGCGCAACCTCATCCGCGCCCGTCCGGGAGTCCCCTCATGA
- a CDS encoding YeeE/YedE family protein, whose translation MTSLTADSAGQAGAPRAGLFWRVALVIAGLAAVIAVAAFAGARYGLLLAVGLGFGIVLEGLRFGFAGPWRALILRREPAGLVAQLIAIAAVAIIAIPLIETHSGELIGAHAPVGFAMIGGAFVFGIAMQIVLGCGSGTLVNAGSGNAVGAVALPFFAIGSFAGAWHLDWWTGLGTAPVIAFGDAFGAYGGLALTLVLLAMVAIIALRGAKPEHRRIPRRLWLAAGFIALLAIANLVIAGQPWGVVYGLGLWAAKGATALGADLTGSAFWGAPANVERVRQSLLTDVTSLTNIGIIAGAMLVASWRRGFDQPVTRLPAIAWIAAIVAGLLLGYSSRLAFGCNVGAFFSGISTGSLHGWVWFAAAFAGSILGVKLRARLGFEGAPKRGGQP comes from the coding sequence ATGACGAGTCTCACAGCCGATAGCGCCGGGCAAGCCGGCGCACCCCGCGCCGGTCTCTTCTGGCGCGTCGCGCTGGTGATCGCGGGCCTTGCGGCAGTGATCGCCGTCGCGGCCTTTGCCGGTGCGCGCTACGGCCTACTGCTCGCGGTCGGCCTTGGCTTCGGGATCGTGCTGGAGGGTTTGCGCTTCGGCTTTGCCGGGCCGTGGCGTGCGCTGATCCTGCGGCGCGAACCGGCGGGGCTCGTCGCCCAGCTCATCGCCATCGCCGCGGTTGCGATCATCGCGATCCCGCTGATCGAGACACATTCCGGTGAGCTGATCGGAGCGCATGCGCCGGTCGGCTTCGCCATGATCGGCGGAGCCTTCGTCTTCGGCATCGCCATGCAGATCGTGCTCGGCTGCGGCTCCGGTACGCTCGTCAATGCGGGCAGCGGCAATGCGGTGGGCGCCGTGGCGCTGCCGTTCTTCGCCATCGGCAGCTTCGCCGGCGCCTGGCATCTCGACTGGTGGACCGGGCTCGGTACCGCACCGGTGATCGCCTTCGGCGACGCCTTCGGCGCCTATGGCGGCCTCGCGCTGACGCTCGTGCTGCTCGCTATGGTTGCGATCATCGCGCTTCGTGGCGCAAAACCGGAGCATCGCCGCATCCCGCGCCGGCTCTGGCTCGCGGCGGGGTTCATCGCCTTGCTCGCGATCGCCAACCTCGTCATTGCCGGCCAGCCATGGGGCGTGGTCTACGGGCTCGGCCTGTGGGCGGCGAAGGGTGCGACGGCTTTGGGCGCCGATCTTACCGGTTCCGCATTCTGGGGCGCGCCGGCCAATGTGGAGCGCGTGCGCCAGAGCCTGCTCACCGATGTCACCTCGCTAACGAATATCGGCATCATCGCCGGCGCGATGCTCGTCGCCTCGTGGCGGCGCGGCTTCGATCAGCCGGTCACGCGGCTGCCCGCCATCGCCTGGATCGCGGCGATCGTGGCGGGGTTGCTGCTCGGCTACTCCTCCCGGCTTGCCTTCGGCTGCAATGTCGGCGCCTTCTTCAGCGGCATCTCGACGGGCAGCCTGCATGGCTGGGTCTGGTTCGCCGCCGCCTTCGCCGGCTCGATCCTCGGTGTGAAGCTGCGCGCGCGGCTGGGTTTCGAAGGCGCACCGAAGCGGGGAGGCCAGCCATGA
- the yacG gene encoding DNA gyrase inhibitor YacG, translating to MSENESGDGGAPRQFTPRPCPICAKMSVERYRPFCSKRCADVDLQRWFTGSYAVPVVEEDRSPDDDDERF from the coding sequence ATGAGCGAGAACGAATCCGGAGACGGCGGCGCCCCCAGACAATTCACTCCGCGACCGTGCCCGATCTGCGCGAAGATGTCGGTGGAGCGCTACAGGCCGTTCTGCTCCAAGCGCTGTGCGGATGTCGATCTGCAACGCTGGTTCACCGGCAGCTATGCCGTCCCGGTGGTCGAGGAAGATCGCTCGCCGGACGATGACGACGAGCGATTTTAG
- a CDS encoding EAL domain-containing protein, which translates to MRDRIGPFLTQDLALVYQPVVEARSHAVIGAEALLRLRGPGGILSGPAAVLDSLTTPQERAALDWWVLDKACREAQAWPHLRIGVNICAEHVTRSGFSIGTLEALTAAGLSPERLAIEVIETAIIDDFERARSNFNALREAGIRVAIDDFGTGYSSLSYLAKLPIDTIKIDKSFIEAIDEAPSVAIIQATTAMARALGIRVTAEGVETAEQAQTLRAFGCHFLQGYYFSRPVSVEAFTALLDRPPWQTGP; encoded by the coding sequence ATGCGCGACCGTATCGGACCGTTTCTGACCCAGGATCTGGCGCTTGTCTACCAGCCAGTGGTGGAGGCGCGCAGCCATGCGGTAATCGGTGCCGAGGCGCTGCTGCGTCTGCGCGGACCCGGTGGGATTCTGTCAGGGCCGGCGGCGGTTCTCGATAGCCTGACGACGCCGCAAGAGCGCGCCGCGCTCGACTGGTGGGTCCTGGACAAGGCCTGCCGCGAGGCACAGGCCTGGCCCCATCTGCGTATCGGCGTGAACATCTGTGCCGAACACGTTACCCGCTCCGGCTTCTCCATCGGTACGCTCGAGGCTCTCACCGCCGCCGGGCTCTCGCCCGAGCGTCTCGCGATCGAAGTGATCGAGACGGCCATCATTGATGATTTCGAGCGTGCACGATCGAATTTCAACGCTTTGCGGGAAGCCGGAATACGCGTCGCCATCGACGATTTCGGGACGGGCTATTCCAGCCTGAGCTATCTCGCGAAACTGCCCATTGACACGATCAAGATCGACAAGTCGTTCATTGAGGCCATTGACGAAGCGCCCTCCGTCGCAATCATCCAGGCCACGACGGCGATGGCGCGGGCGCTCGGAATCAGGGTGACGGCGGAGGGTGTCGAGACCGCCGAACAGGCGCAGACACTGCGCGCCTTCGGCTGCCATTTCCTGCAAGGTTATTATTTTTCGCGCCCGGTTTCCGTAGAGGCATTCACCGCGTTGCTCGACAGGCCGCCATGGCAGACCGGTCCCTGA
- a CDS encoding sulfurtransferase — MQRSLTALGAGIVVAGFGIHGFAASAHAAPQLSPLVSPAELAAFKRDADLLLLDIRQGEASEGVGVYEAGHIPGAVHAPYARWRGPAENPGQVLTDAELTELFRSLGVEEGRPVVVIHQGDSVSDFGAAARVYWTLKSAGIDNLAILNGGVEAWTAEELALATDSPAPRPSEITVSLGEAWIATRDDIRAIVDGEDSATLIDARPEAFYNGETAHGAAARPGTLPQARLFTHANWFGSGPAVIEQETVRRLVAENGLDNGEALVSFCNTGHWAATNWFALSELGGIENVKLYPESVVAWSQAGLPMDNVPGRLQHLWMSVKSWF, encoded by the coding sequence ATGCAACGCTCCCTCACCGCGCTCGGCGCAGGTATCGTCGTCGCCGGTTTCGGCATTCATGGATTTGCCGCCTCGGCTCACGCCGCCCCGCAGCTGTCGCCGCTCGTCAGCCCGGCGGAGCTCGCCGCTTTCAAGCGCGACGCCGATCTGCTGCTTCTCGACATCCGTCAGGGCGAGGCGTCGGAGGGGGTCGGCGTCTATGAGGCCGGCCATATCCCCGGCGCCGTGCACGCGCCTTATGCGCGCTGGCGCGGCCCGGCGGAGAATCCGGGGCAGGTGCTCACGGATGCCGAGCTGACCGAGCTCTTCCGCAGCCTCGGTGTCGAGGAAGGGCGGCCCGTCGTGGTGATCCACCAGGGTGACAGCGTCAGCGATTTCGGCGCCGCTGCGCGTGTCTACTGGACCTTGAAATCCGCCGGTATCGACAATCTCGCCATCCTCAATGGCGGCGTCGAGGCCTGGACGGCCGAGGAGCTCGCGCTCGCGACGGACAGCCCCGCGCCGCGCCCGAGCGAGATCACGGTGAGTCTCGGTGAAGCCTGGATCGCCACCCGCGACGACATCCGCGCCATCGTCGATGGCGAAGACAGCGCCACGCTGATCGATGCGCGTCCGGAGGCTTTCTATAACGGTGAGACAGCGCATGGCGCGGCGGCGCGTCCGGGGACGCTGCCGCAGGCACGTCTGTTCACGCATGCGAACTGGTTCGGCTCCGGCCCTGCCGTGATCGAGCAAGAGACCGTGCGCCGGCTCGTGGCCGAGAACGGCCTCGATAACGGCGAGGCGCTGGTCTCCTTCTGCAATACCGGCCATTGGGCTGCGACGAACTGGTTCGCTCTGAGCGAACTCGGCGGCATCGAAAACGTGAAGCTCTATCCCGAATCCGTCGTCGCCTGGTCGCAGGCCGGTCTGCCGATGGACAATGTCCCGGGCCGCCTCCAGCATCTCTGGATGTCCGTGAAGAGCTGGTTCTGA
- a CDS encoding ureidoglycolate lyase has product MTRETIALTPQPPTAEAFAPYGTMLGRAIDFADAPPERLSWHEPATDFRHEHDFDTAGGVPEFIWVRYRNPGPEIARLEMHLFTEQAVVPLTGAPIIHIVGRSLADNPDQPDPDSLTAFCVPAGTGLCMAPGIWHASLAPNGEAICLMLTRRSTQEDLVGHLMHGSDARESRIVTLADLGWPTLRIAG; this is encoded by the coding sequence ATGACCCGCGAAACCATCGCCCTGACACCGCAGCCACCCACAGCCGAAGCCTTCGCGCCCTACGGCACGATGCTGGGCCGCGCGATCGATTTCGCCGATGCGCCCCCCGAGCGCCTGTCATGGCACGAGCCCGCGACAGATTTTCGCCACGAGCATGATTTCGACACCGCTGGCGGTGTGCCGGAATTCATCTGGGTGCGCTATCGCAATCCCGGCCCGGAGATCGCGCGCCTCGAAATGCACCTGTTCACCGAGCAGGCCGTGGTGCCGCTGACCGGCGCGCCGATCATCCACATCGTCGGGCGCAGCCTTGCGGATAACCCGGATCAACCCGATCCGGACAGCCTCACCGCCTTCTGCGTACCCGCCGGAACCGGCCTGTGCATGGCACCGGGAATCTGGCATGCGAGCCTTGCACCCAATGGCGAGGCGATCTGCCTGATGCTCACGCGACGCTCGACGCAAGAGGATCTCGTCGGCCACCTCATGCATGGCAGCGACGCCCGTGAGAGCCGCATCGTGACGCTGGCTGATCTGGGCTGGCCGACACTCCGCATCGCCGGCTGA
- a CDS encoding AMP-binding protein, whose translation MNIATWLEQAGRANPDAPAVGLGMRVAMDYATLAGRAARFASALRDRYGLVPGDRVALVTKNCPQFLEVLWGSWWAGCACVPVNAKLHGAEIGYILQRSGARICIAGGDLGDDVAAHAPVSLEALVRIDSADYARIFEADPIPCMPVAGSELAWLFFTSGTTGRPKGAMLTHDNLIAASYAYAAEVDPVRAGDATLLAAPMSHGAGLYIMAHVLGRGVSVVPESGGFEAGEIFALAAHWRNASMFAAPTMVKRLTAAREEADPSAFRTIVYGGAPMYVEDAVRALDRFGPCFAQIYGQGESPMTITRLTREEIGDRAHPRWRERLATAGVAYGNVEVAIADEAGRVLPPGEAGEIICRGAPVMPGYWQDGEATAKTLRDGWLFTGDVGSLDEFGYLSLKDRSKDLIISGGTNIYPREVEEVLLTHPDVREVSVIGRPDPEWGEIVIAYIVGEADAATLDALCLSQIARFKRPRHYRFVEALPKNNYGKILKTALREIDQRDSACNDAEEKG comes from the coding sequence ATGAATATCGCCACCTGGCTCGAACAGGCCGGACGCGCCAACCCCGACGCCCCCGCAGTGGGGCTCGGCATGCGCGTCGCGATGGATTACGCAACGCTGGCCGGGCGCGCGGCGCGTTTCGCGAGCGCCCTGCGCGACCGCTACGGTCTCGTCCCCGGCGATCGCGTCGCGCTGGTGACGAAGAACTGCCCGCAATTTCTCGAAGTCCTCTGGGGAAGCTGGTGGGCGGGCTGTGCCTGCGTGCCGGTCAATGCCAAGCTGCACGGTGCCGAGATCGGCTATATCCTGCAGCGCTCCGGCGCCCGGATCTGCATCGCGGGTGGTGATCTCGGCGATGACGTTGCCGCGCACGCGCCGGTGTCGCTCGAAGCGCTGGTGCGGATCGATAGCGCTGATTATGCGCGGATCTTCGAGGCAGATCCAATCCCCTGCATGCCTGTGGCGGGGAGCGAGCTCGCCTGGCTGTTCTTTACCAGCGGCACGACCGGGCGCCCCAAGGGCGCAATGCTCACCCACGACAATCTGATCGCGGCGAGCTACGCCTATGCGGCGGAAGTCGATCCGGTGCGCGCCGGCGATGCCACGCTGCTTGCGGCTCCGATGAGCCATGGTGCGGGGCTCTACATCATGGCGCATGTGCTGGGGCGCGGGGTGAGCGTCGTGCCGGAATCCGGCGGCTTCGAGGCCGGCGAGATCTTCGCGCTCGCCGCCCATTGGCGCAACGCGTCGATGTTTGCCGCGCCGACCATGGTCAAGCGCCTCACTGCCGCGCGCGAGGAGGCGGATCCTTCAGCCTTCCGCACTATCGTCTATGGCGGCGCGCCGATGTATGTCGAGGATGCGGTGCGCGCGCTCGATCGCTTCGGCCCCTGCTTCGCGCAGATCTACGGCCAGGGCGAGAGCCCGATGACCATCACCCGGCTTACTCGCGAGGAGATCGGCGATCGCGCTCACCCGCGCTGGCGCGAGCGCCTCGCCACGGCGGGTGTCGCCTATGGCAATGTCGAAGTCGCGATCGCCGACGAGGCGGGGCGCGTGCTGCCGCCGGGCGAGGCTGGGGAAATCATCTGCCGCGGCGCCCCGGTCATGCCGGGCTACTGGCAGGATGGTGAGGCGACGGCGAAGACCCTGCGCGATGGCTGGTTGTTCACCGGCGATGTCGGCAGCCTCGATGAATTCGGCTATCTCTCGCTGAAGGACCGCTCGAAGGATCTGATCATTTCCGGCGGCACCAACATCTATCCGCGCGAGGTCGAAGAGGTGCTGCTCACCCATCCCGACGTGCGTGAGGTCTCGGTGATCGGGCGCCCCGATCCGGAATGGGGCGAGATCGTCATCGCCTATATCGTGGGCGAGGCCGATGCTGCCACGCTCGACGCACTGTGCCTGTCGCAGATCGCACGGTTCAAGCGGCCCAGGCATTACCGATTTGTCGAGGCGCTGCCGAAGAACAATTACGGCAAGATCCTGAAGACGGCGCTGCGCGAGATCGACCAGCGCGACAGCGCATGCAACGATGCCGAGGAGAAGGGATGA
- the ade gene encoding adenine deaminase, giving the protein MIADGSSQARNRARILQGAGTEPADAVIRNVRLFDLVTGDLTETDIAICGDTIVATYGRFEGETLFDAQGLIAVPGFIDTHLHVESSLVTPLEFDRCVLPHGVTTAICDPHEMANVLGTDAFDYFLACADRTIMDLRVQLSSCVPATDLETAGAAIDAAALARYRDAPKVIGLAEFMNFPGIINADPACLDKLDVFAGRHVDGHAPLLRGDGLNAYIAAGIRTEHEATSAEEALEKIRKGMTVLIREGSVSKDLHALAPLLDVATSPFLAFCTDDRNPLDIAEEGHLDHLIRTAIALGCPPLAVYRAASLTAARAFGLNDRGMIAPGRRADIVLIGDLARCDVREVFSAGRRVDDALFATREAVAPIGLSSMKAQPVSADDFIAPAQSAEQPVIGVIPGQIITQHLEATLPLNDGILDIDTDQDIVRVCVVERHGRNGNIGRGFVKGFGMKRGAIASSVGHDSHNITVVGADTRDMALAVNRLGEIGGGFVVACDGAVRAELALPVAGLMSDLPFEQVRDALVPLREAARALGVTLAEPFLQVAFLPLPVIPHLKISDRGLVDVDRFALI; this is encoded by the coding sequence ATGATTGCAGACGGATCGTCACAAGCACGCAACCGGGCGCGTATCCTGCAAGGCGCGGGCACGGAACCCGCCGATGCGGTGATTCGCAATGTCCGCCTGTTCGATCTGGTCACCGGCGATCTGACCGAGACCGACATCGCCATTTGCGGCGATACGATCGTGGCAACCTATGGCCGGTTCGAGGGCGAGACATTGTTCGACGCGCAGGGGCTGATCGCCGTGCCCGGCTTTATCGATACGCATCTGCATGTCGAATCCTCGCTGGTGACGCCGCTCGAATTCGACCGCTGCGTGCTCCCGCACGGGGTCACCACGGCGATCTGCGATCCGCACGAGATGGCCAATGTGCTGGGCACCGATGCCTTCGATTACTTCCTCGCCTGCGCCGATCGCACCATCATGGATCTGCGGGTGCAGCTTTCGAGTTGCGTCCCCGCCACCGATCTCGAAACCGCCGGCGCAGCGATCGACGCCGCAGCGCTCGCGCGCTATCGCGATGCGCCCAAGGTGATCGGGCTCGCCGAATTCATGAATTTTCCCGGTATCATCAACGCGGATCCCGCCTGTCTCGACAAGCTCGACGTCTTCGCCGGGCGCCATGTCGATGGGCATGCGCCGCTCCTGCGCGGGGACGGGCTCAACGCCTATATCGCAGCCGGCATCCGCACCGAGCATGAAGCGACCAGCGCCGAGGAAGCGCTGGAGAAGATCCGCAAGGGCATGACCGTGCTGATCCGCGAGGGCTCCGTTTCCAAGGATCTGCACGCGCTCGCCCCGCTGCTCGACGTGGCGACGAGCCCGTTTCTCGCCTTCTGCACCGATGACCGCAATCCCCTCGACATCGCCGAGGAAGGCCATCTCGACCATCTGATCCGCACCGCGATCGCGCTGGGCTGCCCGCCGCTCGCGGTCTACCGCGCCGCCTCGCTCACCGCCGCGCGCGCCTTCGGGCTGAACGATCGCGGCATGATCGCGCCGGGGCGACGCGCCGATATCGTGCTGATCGGCGATCTCGCGCGTTGCGATGTGCGGGAAGTCTTCAGCGCCGGGCGGCGTGTCGATGACGCGCTTTTCGCCACCCGCGAAGCGGTCGCGCCGATCGGGCTGTCGAGCATGAAGGCGCAGCCCGTCAGCGCGGATGATTTCATCGCCCCGGCGCAATCGGCGGAGCAGCCGGTGATCGGCGTGATCCCGGGCCAGATCATCACGCAGCACCTCGAGGCCACGCTGCCGCTCAATGACGGCATTCTCGACATCGATACGGACCAGGACATCGTGCGCGTCTGCGTGGTCGAGCGCCATGGGCGGAACGGCAATATCGGGCGCGGCTTCGTCAAGGGCTTCGGCATGAAGCGTGGCGCCATCGCCTCCTCCGTCGGCCATGACAGCCATAATATTACGGTGGTGGGCGCTGATACGCGCGATATGGCGCTGGCGGTCAATCGCCTGGGCGAGATTGGCGGCGGCTTCGTCGTGGCCTGCGATGGCGCGGTGCGGGCCGAGCTCGCGCTGCCCGTGGCCGGGCTGATGAGCGATCTGCCTTTCGAGCAGGTCCGCGACGCGCTGGTCCCGCTGCGCGAGGCGGCGCGCGCTCTCGGCGTGACCCTGGCCGAGCCCTTCCTGCAGGTCGCCTTCCTGCCGCTGCCGGTGATCCCGCATCTCAAGATTTCGGATCGCGGGCTCGTCGATGTCGACCGCTTCGCGCTGATCTGA